One genomic region from Jiangella sp. DSM 45060 encodes:
- a CDS encoding sugar ABC transporter permease translates to MSRTQADETAARSDLIDERLAQDTGLRGAADAFRRRIRDGDLGLLPVVIGLFVIGLVFYLQDVTYLSSSNLVNITLNAVPYGIIAVGIVLVLLLGEIDLSVGSISGLAASITAVLVVNQDQPLALGILAGAGTGAAIGVAYGLIFTKIGVPSFVITLAGLLGFVGVQYVVLGDQGTINLPRSSPLAQFAREDFLSPAVSYVVVLALVALYALVSIIGIRRRTAAGLPAQSLTLVLVKSAILLGGLGFLTYYLNIDRGWGYAVVFFVGLVVLLDLVLRKSTWGRHLYAVGGNVEAARRSGINVNWIYISAFSLTGALAATGGLMFLARLTSVSQASGSNDVNLTAIAAAVIGGTSLFGGRGSAYSALLGVLVLTAITSGLNRIGVDSSVRYIVTGAVLLLAVSIDAIARRARASSGRG, encoded by the coding sequence ATGAGCAGGACACAGGCCGACGAGACCGCGGCCCGGTCCGACCTGATCGACGAGCGGCTGGCTCAGGACACCGGTCTGCGCGGCGCCGCCGACGCGTTCCGCCGGCGGATCCGCGACGGCGACCTCGGGCTGCTGCCGGTCGTGATCGGGCTGTTCGTGATCGGCCTGGTCTTCTACCTGCAGGACGTCACGTACCTGTCGTCGAGCAACCTGGTGAACATCACGCTGAACGCGGTGCCGTACGGCATCATCGCGGTCGGCATCGTGCTGGTGCTGCTGCTCGGCGAGATCGACCTGTCGGTCGGCTCGATCAGCGGCCTGGCGGCGTCGATCACCGCGGTGCTGGTGGTCAACCAGGACCAGCCGCTCGCGCTGGGCATCCTGGCCGGGGCCGGCACGGGCGCGGCCATCGGCGTCGCGTACGGGCTCATCTTCACCAAGATCGGCGTGCCGAGCTTCGTCATCACGCTGGCCGGGCTGCTCGGCTTCGTCGGCGTGCAGTACGTGGTGCTCGGCGACCAGGGCACGATCAACCTGCCGCGGTCGTCGCCGCTGGCGCAGTTCGCCCGCGAGGACTTCCTCAGCCCGGCCGTCTCGTACGTGGTCGTGCTGGCGCTCGTGGCGCTGTACGCGCTGGTCAGCATCATCGGGATCCGGCGGCGGACGGCGGCCGGGCTGCCGGCGCAGTCGCTGACGCTGGTGCTGGTGAAGTCGGCGATCCTGCTCGGCGGGCTGGGCTTCCTGACGTACTACCTGAACATCGACCGCGGCTGGGGCTACGCCGTGGTGTTCTTCGTCGGGCTGGTCGTGCTGCTGGACCTCGTGCTGCGCAAGTCGACGTGGGGCCGGCACCTGTACGCCGTCGGCGGCAACGTCGAGGCGGCCCGCCGGTCCGGCATCAACGTCAACTGGATCTACATCTCGGCGTTCTCGCTGACCGGCGCGCTGGCCGCGACCGGCGGCCTGATGTTCCTCGCCCGGCTGACGTCGGTGTCGCAGGCCAGCGGCAGCAACGACGTCAACCTGACGGCCATCGCGGCGGCGGTCATCGGCGGCACCAGCCTGTTCGGCGGGCGCGGCTCGGCCTACTCCGCGCTGCTCGGCGTGCTGGTGCTGACGGCGATCACCAGCGGTCTCAACCGCATCGGTGTCGACTCGTCGGTCCGCTACATCGTCACCGGAGCGGTCCTGCTGCTCGCGGTGTCGATCGACGCGATCGCCCGGCGGGCCCGCGCCAGCAGCGGACGAGGTTGA
- a CDS encoding ABC transporter permease encodes MSTVTVPRTRPERLRVALSDALTMTRRNLRYWWRSPEEVVGALAFPLISVLLFGYVFGSAMVVPGGADHKEYLLPGLFGMTMVFGLVNTVAAVVTDRARGVTDRFLTMPVATSSILAGRATADVVRAMADLVVLVGCGYLVGWRWHEGTAAALAAVGLLVLLRFALIWVGIYVGLVLRSPDAASVLYPLVLPFAMIANTFVPPSLMPGWLGAVAEANPMSATVAATRELFGNPAVPGGSWLTEHALALAVGWPVLLLVVFAPLAVRQYRRARR; translated from the coding sequence ATGAGCACGGTCACCGTCCCGCGGACCCGCCCGGAGCGGCTGCGGGTCGCGCTCTCCGACGCCCTGACGATGACCCGGCGCAACCTGCGCTACTGGTGGCGCTCGCCGGAGGAGGTCGTGGGCGCGCTGGCGTTCCCGCTGATCTCGGTGCTGCTGTTCGGCTACGTGTTCGGCAGCGCCATGGTGGTGCCCGGCGGGGCGGACCACAAGGAGTACCTGCTGCCCGGGCTGTTCGGCATGACGATGGTGTTCGGACTGGTCAACACCGTCGCGGCGGTGGTGACGGATCGCGCTCGGGGCGTCACCGACCGGTTCCTGACGATGCCGGTCGCGACGTCGTCGATCCTGGCCGGACGAGCCACCGCCGACGTCGTCCGGGCGATGGCCGACCTCGTGGTGCTGGTCGGCTGCGGCTACCTCGTCGGCTGGCGCTGGCACGAGGGGACGGCGGCCGCGCTGGCCGCCGTCGGGCTGCTCGTGCTGCTGCGGTTCGCGCTGATCTGGGTCGGCATCTACGTGGGCCTCGTGCTCCGCTCGCCCGACGCCGCGTCGGTGCTGTACCCGCTGGTGCTGCCGTTCGCGATGATCGCGAACACGTTCGTGCCGCCGTCGCTGATGCCGGGCTGGCTGGGCGCCGTCGCCGAGGCGAACCCGATGTCGGCGACGGTCGCGGCGACGCGCGAGCTGTTCGGCAATCCCGCCGTGCCCGGCGGGTCGTGGCTGACGGAGCACGCGCTGGCGCTGGCGGTCGGCTGGCCCGTGCTGCTGCTCGTCGTGTTCGCGCCGCTGGCGGTCCGGCAGTACCGCCGGGCCCGCCGCTAG
- a CDS encoding DUF1772 domain-containing protein — protein MNEITQERTRAGARWDVAVLAATLLALVLVTGLNVTFAVAVMPNLAGADDLTFVTTLQRYNDNPVFPLSYTVALILTILAPVVLRRHGDRAATRWAVVTLVLYAVVVGVTAVVNLPLNEEIDAAGLGSAAGLADVRDRVEDAWAAANLVRSLVSVAAVGAVTRALVLRAAPATAR, from the coding sequence ATGAACGAGATCACGCAGGAACGCACCCGCGCCGGGGCCCGCTGGGACGTCGCTGTCCTCGCCGCGACGCTCCTGGCGTTGGTGCTGGTCACCGGCCTGAACGTCACCTTCGCCGTGGCCGTCATGCCGAACCTGGCCGGCGCCGACGACCTCACGTTCGTGACGACCCTGCAGCGGTACAACGACAACCCGGTGTTCCCGCTGAGCTACACCGTCGCGCTGATCCTGACGATCCTCGCGCCGGTCGTGCTGCGGCGGCACGGCGACCGGGCCGCGACGCGCTGGGCCGTCGTCACGCTGGTGCTCTACGCCGTCGTCGTCGGGGTGACGGCGGTGGTGAACCTCCCGCTGAACGAGGAGATCGACGCCGCAGGCCTCGGCAGTGCCGCCGGCCTCGCCGACGTCCGCGACCGGGTCGAGGACGCCTGGGCGGCCGCCAACCTCGTGCGCAGCCTGGTGTCGGTCGCGGCCGTCGGCGCCGTCACGCGCGCCCTCGTGCTGCGGGCGGCGCCCGCGACGGCGCGCTGA
- a CDS encoding VOC family protein: protein MALDLFPVMPVTDFAAATNWYERLFGVPFAFRAHDTEVVWELAEHRYLAVHQAPEHAGHTHVTVFVDDLDALADGIAARGIEPAVRETYGNGVRKFTYHDPDGNEIGYGGAPVS, encoded by the coding sequence ATGGCTCTGGACCTCTTCCCCGTCATGCCCGTGACGGACTTCGCGGCGGCGACCAACTGGTACGAGCGGCTGTTCGGCGTGCCGTTCGCGTTCCGCGCCCATGACACCGAGGTGGTGTGGGAGCTGGCCGAGCACCGCTACCTCGCGGTGCACCAGGCGCCCGAGCACGCCGGCCACACCCACGTCACCGTCTTCGTCGACGACCTCGACGCGCTGGCCGACGGCATCGCGGCGCGCGGCATCGAGCCGGCGGTGCGCGAGACGTACGGCAACGGCGTGCGCAAGTTCACCTACCACGACCCCGACGGCAACGAGATCGGCTACGGCGGCGCGCCCGTCTCCTAG
- a CDS encoding TetR/AcrR family transcriptional regulator — MTVMDATTSRAPARRLGRAERREQILDAATSAFARAGGFAHTGLDDVAAAAGVTRMIVYRHFESKNELYAAVIDRAAERLYAAAVVDGEMDDDSVARVIDWARSDPDGFRVLFRYAAVEPEFRDGIAELKTSMAAHVRPYVEDGATDRAWTDWAARTATALLIESIMAWLDGGQPDPEHATARILRAVDHAVEAIAAV; from the coding sequence ATGACCGTGATGGACGCCACCACCAGCCGCGCACCGGCGCGCAGGCTCGGCCGGGCCGAACGGCGCGAGCAGATTCTCGACGCCGCCACCTCGGCGTTCGCGCGGGCCGGCGGGTTCGCGCACACCGGCCTCGACGACGTCGCGGCCGCGGCCGGGGTCACCCGGATGATCGTCTACCGGCACTTCGAGTCGAAGAACGAGCTGTACGCCGCCGTCATCGACCGCGCCGCCGAGCGGCTGTACGCCGCGGCCGTCGTCGACGGCGAGATGGACGACGACAGCGTCGCGCGGGTCATCGACTGGGCCCGCTCCGACCCCGACGGCTTCCGCGTGCTGTTCCGCTACGCCGCCGTCGAACCCGAGTTCCGCGACGGCATCGCCGAGCTCAAGACGTCGATGGCCGCGCACGTGCGGCCCTACGTGGAGGACGGCGCCACCGACCGCGCGTGGACCGACTGGGCCGCGCGCACCGCGACGGCACTGCTCATCGAGTCGATCATGGCCTGGCTCGACGGCGGGCAGCCCGACCCCGAGCATGCGACGGCGCGCATCCTGCGCGCCGTCGACCACGCCGTCGAGGCGATCGCCGCGGTGTGA
- a CDS encoding amidohydrolase family protein — MADPNALLITDVVVFDSEAGRLTAPMDVTVRDGVIERVVPAGEVRDDVPAIDGSGRTLLPGLIDAHWHAAFATIPMQAALTADLGYLYAHAVGAAHRTLMRGFTTVRDVGGPSLGLRRAIDEGVASGPRILPSGAFISQTAGHGDFRLPYEVPRGVAGHLSHGELMGAGAIADGVPEVLRAVREQLRNGATQIKLMAGGGVTSSYDPIDVAQYTAAELRAAVDAAGDWGTYVTVHAYTPKAVRTAVEAGVACIEHGQLLDEPTVALMAERGVWWCLQPFLDDADLNPVAPPNQAKLESVVAGTDTAFALAIEHGVKVAFGTDVLFDPRLAERQGAMLAKLTRWYSPAEVLQLATIRNAELLALSGERYPYPGRLGVVAEGALADLVLVDGDPVADISLVGRPDTAFVAIVKDGRVVKGAELVRTAPA, encoded by the coding sequence ATGGCCGACCCGAACGCGCTGCTCATCACCGACGTCGTCGTGTTCGACAGCGAGGCCGGGCGGCTCACCGCGCCGATGGACGTCACGGTGCGCGACGGCGTCATCGAGCGGGTCGTGCCCGCGGGCGAGGTCCGCGACGACGTCCCCGCCATCGACGGCAGCGGGCGCACGCTGCTGCCCGGCCTCATCGACGCGCACTGGCACGCGGCGTTCGCCACCATCCCGATGCAGGCCGCGCTGACCGCCGATCTCGGCTACCTGTACGCGCACGCCGTCGGAGCCGCCCACCGGACCCTGATGCGCGGGTTCACGACGGTGCGCGACGTCGGCGGGCCGTCGTTGGGTCTCAGGCGCGCCATCGACGAAGGCGTCGCCTCCGGGCCGCGCATCCTCCCGTCGGGGGCGTTCATCTCGCAGACCGCCGGGCACGGTGACTTCCGGCTGCCCTACGAGGTGCCGCGCGGCGTGGCCGGCCACCTCAGCCACGGCGAGCTCATGGGCGCGGGCGCCATCGCCGACGGTGTCCCCGAGGTGCTGCGCGCGGTGCGCGAGCAGCTGCGCAACGGCGCGACCCAGATCAAGCTCATGGCCGGGGGCGGCGTCACCTCCAGCTACGACCCCATCGACGTGGCGCAGTACACGGCGGCGGAACTGCGCGCCGCGGTCGACGCGGCGGGCGACTGGGGCACCTACGTCACGGTGCACGCGTACACGCCCAAGGCCGTGCGCACCGCCGTCGAGGCCGGCGTGGCCTGCATCGAGCACGGCCAGTTGCTCGACGAGCCCACCGTGGCGCTCATGGCCGAGCGCGGGGTCTGGTGGTGCCTGCAGCCGTTCCTCGACGACGCCGACCTCAACCCCGTCGCCCCGCCGAACCAGGCCAAGCTGGAGAGCGTCGTCGCCGGCACCGACACCGCCTTCGCCCTGGCGATCGAACACGGCGTCAAGGTCGCCTTCGGCACCGACGTCCTGTTCGACCCGCGCCTCGCCGAGCGACAGGGCGCCATGCTGGCCAAGCTGACGCGCTGGTACTCGCCCGCCGAGGTCCTGCAGCTGGCCACCATCCGCAACGCGGAGCTGCTGGCGCTGTCGGGGGAGCGCTACCCGTACCCCGGGCGGCTCGGCGTCGTCGCCGAAGGGGCGCTCGCCGACCTCGTGCTGGTCGACGGCGACCCGGTGGCCGACATCTCGCTGGTCGGCCGCCCCGACACCGCGTTCGTCGCGATCGTCAAGGACGGCCGGGTCGTCAAGGGCGCCGAGCTGGTCCGGACGGCGCCGGCCTGA
- the mftG gene encoding mycofactocin system GMC family oxidoreductase MftG: MNGPSYDVVVAGSGATGAVLAARLSENPSRRVLLLEAGPASVPAELLDAATMPAAAPGHPAAWAFPTRLTSSRTAVVPRGRVLGGSTTVNGGYFVRGTPADFDRWAALGNPAWSWERVRPFFAAIEDDHDYGDRPGHGRGGPVPVRRDPVPHPLTSAFYAACGELGFPAQPDQNDGGPPGHGPVPLAVAGGVRQSTALTYLAPAAGRPNLTVLGDAVVRRVLFDGTRATGVDVTLGGRPTRVRAGEVILAAGAVLSPQLLMLSGVGPAAALTSLGLPVVADAPGVGRGTSDHPEITVGYRAAPLPPSDALPLQGRLAFTATGSPYAGDLEILCWTRPLGTVVPGAGDDHSLRVALQQETSRGTVELASADPAVPPRLDHGYLATPDDRARLREGVRVAVRLLTAPAFRPLVAARGGPPDDVLGDDAALDRWLLGHVWTAVHLSGGCAMGPDGVVDEHGRVHGVTGLRVADTSIFPAVTTSGPAATAVMAGERLAALIEAER, translated from the coding sequence GTGAACGGGCCGTCGTACGACGTCGTCGTGGCCGGCTCGGGGGCGACCGGTGCGGTGCTGGCCGCGCGCCTCAGCGAGAACCCGTCCCGGCGGGTGCTGCTGCTCGAGGCCGGCCCCGCCTCGGTGCCCGCGGAGCTGCTCGACGCGGCCACGATGCCGGCCGCGGCGCCCGGCCACCCGGCGGCGTGGGCGTTCCCGACGCGGCTGACGTCGTCGAGGACGGCGGTGGTGCCGCGCGGCCGCGTCCTCGGCGGGTCGACGACGGTGAACGGCGGCTACTTCGTCCGCGGCACGCCGGCCGACTTCGACCGGTGGGCGGCGCTCGGGAACCCGGCATGGTCGTGGGAGCGGGTTCGGCCGTTCTTCGCCGCCATCGAGGACGACCACGACTACGGCGACCGGCCGGGGCACGGGCGGGGCGGGCCGGTCCCGGTGCGACGCGACCCGGTGCCGCACCCGCTGACCTCGGCGTTCTACGCGGCCTGCGGCGAGCTGGGGTTCCCGGCGCAGCCCGACCAGAACGACGGCGGGCCGCCCGGTCACGGCCCGGTCCCGCTCGCCGTCGCCGGCGGGGTGCGGCAGAGCACGGCGCTGACGTACCTCGCGCCGGCCGCCGGACGGCCGAACCTCACGGTGCTGGGCGACGCGGTGGTGCGGCGGGTGCTGTTCGACGGGACGCGGGCGACGGGGGTGGACGTCACGCTCGGCGGCCGGCCGACGCGGGTGCGGGCCGGCGAGGTGATCCTGGCGGCCGGCGCGGTGCTGTCGCCGCAGCTGCTCATGCTGTCCGGCGTCGGGCCGGCGGCCGCGCTGACGTCGCTGGGCCTCCCCGTCGTCGCCGACGCGCCGGGCGTCGGCCGCGGCACGTCCGACCACCCGGAGATCACCGTCGGCTACCGCGCCGCGCCGCTGCCGCCGTCGGACGCGCTGCCGCTGCAGGGACGGCTGGCGTTCACCGCGACCGGGTCGCCGTACGCGGGTGACCTCGAGATCCTGTGCTGGACCCGGCCGCTGGGCACGGTCGTCCCGGGCGCCGGCGACGACCACTCGCTGCGGGTCGCTCTGCAGCAGGAGACCAGCCGCGGGACGGTCGAGCTGGCGTCGGCGGACCCGGCCGTGCCGCCGCGGCTGGATCACGGCTACCTGGCCACGCCCGACGACCGCGCCCGGCTGCGCGAGGGCGTCCGGGTGGCGGTGCGGCTGCTGACGGCGCCGGCGTTCCGGCCGCTGGTGGCGGCGCGTGGCGGCCCGCCCGACGACGTGCTGGGCGACGACGCGGCGCTGGATCGGTGGCTGCTCGGCCACGTCTGGACGGCGGTGCACCTGAGCGGCGGCTGCGCGATGGGCCCGGACGGCGTCGTGGACGAGCACGGCCGGGTCCACGGCGTCACCGGCCTGCGGGTCGCGGACACGTCGATCTTCCCGGCCGTCACGACCAGCGGGCCCGCCGCCACCGCCGTCATGGCCGGGGAGAGATTGGCCGCCCTGATCGAGGCGGAACGGTAA
- a CDS encoding ATP-binding cassette domain-containing protein, translating to MEPAVVAEGLTKAFGSTRALDGFDLTVPAGTVCGLLGPNGAGKSTAVRILSTLLRPDGGRVRVAGFDVVGDPVEVRYRIGLVGQQPAVDEMLTGRENLEMFGRLYRLGPAAARRRAAELLETFDLGDAADRRPKGYSGGMRRRLDLAISFVMAPPVLFLDEPTTGMDPGHRLELWHGVRTLVAQGTTVLLTTHYLDEADQLADEITVIDHGRVIARGTPDELKSRLRGDRIDVLVGDAADVAAVGRVLAGVTGGALEVDQQAGRVSVAAPDRVAALARVARALDDEGVAVRDIALRRPTLDEVFVQFTKEEAA from the coding sequence ATGGAACCAGCGGTGGTCGCCGAAGGGCTGACCAAGGCGTTCGGGAGCACCCGCGCGCTCGACGGGTTCGACCTGACGGTGCCCGCGGGAACGGTCTGCGGGCTGCTCGGGCCCAACGGCGCCGGCAAGTCCACGGCCGTGCGCATCCTGTCGACGCTGCTGCGCCCGGACGGCGGCCGGGTGCGGGTGGCCGGGTTCGACGTCGTCGGCGACCCGGTCGAGGTGCGTTACCGCATCGGCCTGGTCGGCCAGCAGCCGGCCGTCGACGAGATGCTGACCGGCCGCGAGAACCTGGAGATGTTCGGTCGGCTCTACCGGCTCGGCCCTGCAGCGGCGCGGCGCCGGGCGGCGGAGCTGCTCGAGACGTTCGACCTCGGCGACGCCGCCGACCGCCGGCCCAAGGGCTACTCCGGCGGCATGCGGCGCCGGCTCGACCTCGCGATCAGCTTCGTCATGGCGCCGCCGGTGCTGTTCCTGGACGAGCCGACCACCGGCATGGACCCCGGCCACCGCCTCGAGCTGTGGCACGGCGTGCGCACGCTGGTCGCGCAGGGCACGACGGTGCTGCTCACCACCCACTACCTCGACGAGGCCGACCAGCTGGCCGACGAGATCACCGTCATCGACCACGGCCGCGTGATCGCCCGTGGCACGCCCGACGAGCTGAAGTCGCGGCTGCGCGGCGACCGCATCGACGTGCTGGTCGGCGACGCCGCCGACGTCGCGGCGGTGGGCCGGGTGCTGGCCGGGGTCACCGGCGGCGCGCTCGAGGTCGACCAGCAGGCCGGACGGGTCAGCGTCGCGGCGCCTGACCGGGTCGCGGCGCTGGCCCGGGTGGCCCGCGCGCTCGACGACGAGGGCGTCGCCGTCCGCGACATCGCCCTGCGCCGGCCCACGCTCGACGAGGTGTTCGTCCAGTTCACGAAGGAGGAGGCGGCATGA
- a CDS encoding helix-turn-helix transcriptional regulator translates to MSNQTADAAFDALGEPVRRRILELLRDGPTPVGKLAERLPVGRPAVSKHLRVLSGAGLIEHRSVGTRNLYALAPGGLAAVQQWLVHTWDVALDAYAAEVARVASADQEVRP, encoded by the coding sequence ATGAGTAACCAAACAGCGGATGCGGCGTTCGACGCCCTCGGCGAGCCCGTGCGGCGGCGCATCCTCGAGCTGCTGCGCGACGGCCCGACGCCCGTCGGCAAGCTGGCCGAGCGACTGCCGGTCGGCCGGCCCGCCGTGAGCAAGCACCTGCGGGTGCTCAGCGGCGCCGGGCTGATCGAGCACCGCAGCGTCGGCACCAGGAATCTCTACGCGCTGGCGCCCGGCGGCCTGGCGGCCGTGCAGCAGTGGCTGGTCCACACGTGGGACGTCGCGCTGGACGCGTACGCGGCGGAGGTCGCCCGCGTCGCGTCCGCTGATCAGGAGGTGCGGCCATGA
- a CDS encoding SRPBCC domain-containing protein, which produces MTTVPPVRREVLVEAAPAVAFEVFTDGIGRWWPLAELSVHGGRAGSVGFVDGVIVERTGSGDEAVWGTVTRWEPPGVVAFSWHPGRPADVAGLVEVTFAAVEGGTLVTLRHSGWESYADPAAARAEYDRGWPTVLGRYGGEVAARAVRPAPSGPARRP; this is translated from the coding sequence ATGACCACCGTCCCACCCGTACGCCGTGAGGTGCTGGTCGAGGCCGCGCCGGCGGTCGCGTTCGAGGTCTTCACCGACGGCATCGGCCGCTGGTGGCCGCTGGCCGAGCTGAGCGTCCACGGCGGCCGCGCCGGCTCCGTCGGCTTCGTCGACGGCGTCATCGTCGAGCGGACCGGATCCGGCGACGAGGCGGTCTGGGGCACCGTCACCCGGTGGGAGCCGCCCGGCGTGGTCGCGTTCAGCTGGCACCCGGGCCGGCCGGCGGACGTCGCGGGCCTGGTCGAGGTCACCTTCGCCGCGGTCGAGGGCGGCACGCTGGTGACGCTGCGGCACAGCGGCTGGGAGTCCTACGCCGACCCTGCCGCCGCCCGCGCCGAGTACGACCGCGGCTGGCCGACGGTGCTCGGCCGCTACGGCGGCGAGGTCGCCGCCCGCGCCGTCAGGCCGGCGCCGTCCGGACCAGCTCGGCGCCCTTGA
- a CDS encoding lamin tail domain-containing protein, producing the protein MSARKAQRAAVAVLAVAGLVPLGAAGVPAAAGPQAPAVVVNEVSQRVNPDWVELHNPGDTTVDLSGWKLQDDQDRGPEDYVFPAGTAIPAGWYLVVDAAEDDTTGFGFGLGAADTVRLSDAGGGLVDSLNWTEHAATTYGRCPDGTGEVRQTAAPTRGEANDCTSPLRVNEVAAGFVELVNPSGADVELGGHVVRAPGAEDGYAVPDGVLAPGELLLIEAAALGFAPGEATGVELADGSGAIADAHSWGTVPEPSAGRCPDGLGAFTVTAAATPGEPNDCVPVAGQDVVKVNEVESSDGVPGDWIELVNTGAEPVDLSGWLVRDNDDTRFSAIAAGTVIASGGFYVHEEAALGFGLGGGDMARVYTPNGTLVDAYAWDEHAASTYGRCPDGTGEFRTTTSPTKGAPNHCDGEPQPDPDPEPGSPWPGGPDVTVADEAGDFDGDLSGLDLQDGVLWAVDNGRGQLHRLEWDGAVWRDTAADGWEAGKPLRYPGGVGTPDGEGVTVTGDGSVVVGTERDNDDDGVSQLSLLRFDVSGAEPELTASTEWDLTPELPPTGPNAGIEAVEWVPDDVLTGLGFAEASTGAPYDPDGYAGHGGGVYFVGIEGTGLVYAYLLLDDGDVHRLAELDPGLGAVMALDFDVATGTLWAVCDDGCDGTSALLEVGDDGAFAVTGRIARPAGMANLNTEGFAITPVEECVDGLRPVYWSDDNDTDGHSLRTGTLACPEPEQPGEPGEPGDEDGGAAEGGSGEVDGGDADAGADDGDQAGGGAGGPGDVDGGGEALPDTGAPAATLLAAAMLLALAGLGLMRARRGGHGVS; encoded by the coding sequence ATGAGCGCGCGCAAGGCGCAGAGGGCGGCCGTGGCCGTCCTGGCAGTGGCGGGGCTGGTCCCGCTGGGGGCGGCCGGCGTCCCGGCGGCGGCAGGCCCGCAGGCCCCGGCCGTCGTCGTCAACGAGGTCTCGCAGCGGGTCAACCCGGACTGGGTGGAGCTGCACAACCCGGGTGACACGACGGTCGACCTGTCCGGCTGGAAGCTGCAGGACGACCAGGACCGTGGCCCCGAGGACTACGTCTTCCCGGCCGGCACCGCCATCCCGGCCGGGTGGTACCTGGTCGTCGACGCGGCCGAGGACGACACCACCGGGTTCGGGTTCGGGCTGGGCGCCGCGGACACCGTCCGGCTGTCCGACGCGGGCGGCGGCCTGGTCGACAGCCTCAACTGGACCGAGCACGCCGCGACGACGTACGGCCGCTGCCCGGACGGTACCGGCGAGGTCCGGCAGACGGCGGCGCCGACCCGCGGCGAGGCCAACGACTGCACGTCGCCGCTGCGGGTCAACGAGGTCGCGGCCGGGTTCGTCGAGCTGGTCAACCCGAGCGGCGCCGACGTCGAGCTGGGCGGGCACGTCGTGCGCGCGCCCGGCGCCGAGGACGGCTACGCGGTGCCGGACGGCGTCCTGGCGCCCGGCGAGCTGCTGCTGATCGAGGCCGCCGCGCTCGGCTTCGCGCCGGGCGAGGCGACCGGCGTCGAGCTGGCCGACGGCAGCGGCGCGATCGCCGATGCGCACAGCTGGGGGACGGTGCCGGAGCCGAGCGCCGGCCGCTGCCCGGACGGCCTCGGCGCCTTCACGGTGACGGCGGCGGCGACGCCCGGCGAGCCGAACGACTGCGTGCCGGTGGCCGGCCAGGACGTCGTGAAGGTGAACGAGGTCGAGTCCAGCGACGGCGTGCCCGGCGACTGGATCGAGCTGGTCAACACCGGCGCGGAGCCGGTCGACCTGTCCGGCTGGCTGGTGCGCGACAACGACGACACCCGGTTCTCCGCCATCGCGGCCGGGACGGTGATCGCGTCCGGCGGCTTCTACGTGCACGAGGAGGCCGCGCTCGGCTTCGGCCTCGGCGGCGGCGACATGGCCCGCGTCTACACACCGAACGGCACGCTCGTCGACGCCTACGCGTGGGACGAGCACGCGGCGTCGACGTACGGCCGCTGCCCCGACGGCACCGGCGAGTTCCGCACCACCACCTCGCCGACGAAGGGTGCGCCGAACCACTGCGACGGCGAGCCGCAGCCCGACCCGGACCCGGAGCCGGGCAGCCCGTGGCCCGGCGGGCCGGACGTCACCGTCGCTGACGAGGCCGGCGACTTCGACGGCGACCTCAGCGGCCTCGATCTCCAGGACGGCGTCCTGTGGGCGGTCGACAACGGCCGCGGGCAGCTGCACCGGCTGGAGTGGGACGGCGCCGTCTGGCGCGACACCGCCGCGGACGGCTGGGAGGCCGGCAAGCCGCTGCGCTACCCGGGCGGCGTCGGCACGCCCGACGGCGAGGGTGTGACGGTGACCGGCGACGGCTCCGTCGTCGTCGGGACCGAGCGCGACAACGACGACGACGGCGTCAGCCAGCTGAGCCTGCTCCGCTTCGACGTCTCCGGCGCCGAGCCGGAGCTGACCGCGTCGACGGAGTGGGACCTCACCCCCGAGCTGCCGCCGACCGGCCCGAACGCCGGCATCGAGGCGGTCGAGTGGGTGCCCGACGACGTGCTGACCGGCCTCGGCTTCGCCGAGGCGTCGACCGGTGCGCCGTACGACCCGGACGGCTACGCCGGGCACGGCGGCGGCGTGTACTTCGTCGGCATCGAGGGCACCGGGCTGGTCTACGCCTACCTGCTGCTCGACGACGGCGACGTGCACCGGCTCGCGGAGCTGGACCCGGGGCTGGGCGCCGTCATGGCGCTGGACTTCGACGTCGCCACCGGCACGCTCTGGGCGGTCTGCGACGACGGCTGCGACGGCACGTCCGCGCTGCTCGAGGTGGGCGACGACGGCGCGTTCGCGGTGACCGGGCGGATCGCGCGGCCGGCCGGGATGGCGAACCTCAACACCGAGGGCTTCGCGATCACGCCGGTCGAGGAGTGCGTGGACGGGCTGCGGCCGGTCTACTGGTCCGACGACAACGACACCGACGGGCATTCGCTGCGGACCGGCACGCTGGCCTGCCCGGAGCCGGAGCAGCCCGGCGAACCCGGCGAGCCCGGCGACGAGGACGGCGGCGCGGCCGAGGGTGGCTCGGGCGAGGTGGACGGCGGCGACGCCGACGCCGGTGCCGACGACGGCGATCAGGCGGGCGGCGGTGCAGGCGGCCCGGGCGACGTGGACGGCGGCGGCGAGGCGCTGCCGGACACCGGCGCTCCTGCCGCGACGCTGCTCGCGGCCGCGATGCTGCTCGCGCTGGCCGGGCTCGGGCTGATGCGGGCCCGGCGAGGAGGGCACGGCGTGAGCTGA